A stretch of Sinorhizobium meliloti DNA encodes these proteins:
- a CDS encoding MarR family winged helix-turn-helix transcriptional regulator → MAEERFELENFLPYRLNRAAEFVALRFAAQYKARYQLTRPEWRTLAALGSSRRSMTATEIGAHSTMHKTKVSRAVFSLEQRRWLKREEDGRDRRFEHLALTPAGRQAYRELTELASDYQAELHSVLGAENMEALSQGLGAVERAINDR, encoded by the coding sequence ATGGCCGAGGAGCGGTTCGAACTGGAGAACTTCCTGCCCTATCGGCTGAACCGGGCGGCGGAATTCGTCGCCCTCCGTTTTGCCGCACAATACAAAGCGCGATACCAGCTGACGCGCCCGGAATGGAGAACGCTTGCGGCACTCGGCAGCTCCCGCCGCAGCATGACGGCAACCGAAATCGGCGCGCACTCCACCATGCACAAGACGAAAGTAAGCCGCGCGGTCTTCAGCCTCGAGCAGCGCCGCTGGCTGAAGCGCGAGGAGGACGGGCGGGACCGCCGTTTCGAGCATCTGGCGCTGACGCCGGCGGGCCGGCAGGCCTATAGGGAGCTGACCGAGCTTGCGAGCGACTATCAGGCGGAGCTGCATTCCGTGCTTGGGGCAGAGAATATGGAGGCGCTCTCGCAGGGCCTGGGCGCCGTGGAGCGGGCGATCAATGACCGCTAG
- the hmgA gene encoding homogentisate 1,2-dioxygenase, with translation MLEKAEKQRRAGSGQQRAAGYMPGFGNDFETESLPGALPQGQNSPQKCNYGLYAEQLSGSPFTAPRGTNERSWLYRIRPSVRHTGRFRRVDYPHWKTAPHVGEHSLALGQLRWSPLPAPSEALDFLQGIRTMTTAGDALTQAGMAAHAYAFNADMVDDYFFNADGELLIVPETGAIQVFTELGRMDVEPSEICLIPRGMMFKVTRLGEEKVWRGYICENYGAKFTLPDRGPIGANCLANPRDFKTPVAAYEDKETPCRVQVKWCGSFHMVEIGHSPLDVVAWHGNYAPYKYDLKTFSPVGAILFDHPDPSIFTVLTAPSGEEGTANVDFVIFPPRWLVAEHTFRPPWYHRNIMSEFMGLIYGRYDAKEEGFVPGGMSLHNMMLAHGPDFSGFEKASNGELKPVKLDNTMAFMFETRFPQQLTTFAAELDTLQDDYMDCWSGLERKFDGTPGIK, from the coding sequence ATGTTGGAGAAGGCGGAAAAACAGCGGCGGGCAGGTTCGGGTCAGCAGCGCGCAGCCGGCTATATGCCTGGATTCGGCAACGACTTCGAGACGGAAAGCCTGCCCGGAGCGCTGCCGCAGGGGCAGAACAGCCCGCAGAAATGCAATTACGGCCTTTATGCCGAACAGCTTTCCGGCTCACCCTTTACGGCACCCCGCGGCACGAACGAGCGCTCCTGGCTCTACCGGATCCGACCGAGCGTCCGCCACACCGGACGCTTCCGCAGGGTCGACTATCCGCATTGGAAGACAGCGCCGCATGTGGGCGAGCATTCCCTGGCGCTCGGGCAGTTGCGCTGGAGCCCTTTGCCGGCGCCCTCGGAAGCGCTGGACTTCCTTCAAGGCATCCGCACGATGACGACGGCGGGCGACGCGCTGACGCAAGCCGGCATGGCCGCGCATGCCTATGCCTTCAATGCCGACATGGTGGACGACTATTTCTTCAACGCCGACGGCGAGTTGCTGATCGTTCCCGAAACGGGCGCGATCCAGGTTTTCACCGAACTCGGCAGGATGGACGTGGAGCCGTCCGAAATCTGCCTCATACCGCGCGGCATGATGTTCAAGGTCACTCGCCTCGGAGAGGAGAAGGTCTGGCGCGGTTACATCTGCGAGAATTACGGCGCGAAGTTCACGCTCCCGGATCGCGGCCCGATCGGCGCCAATTGCCTTGCCAATCCGCGCGACTTCAAGACGCCGGTCGCCGCCTACGAGGACAAGGAAACGCCGTGCCGGGTACAGGTGAAGTGGTGCGGCTCGTTCCATATGGTCGAGATCGGCCATTCGCCGCTCGACGTCGTTGCCTGGCACGGCAATTACGCGCCCTACAAATACGACCTCAAGACCTTCTCGCCCGTCGGCGCGATCCTGTTCGACCATCCCGATCCGTCGATCTTCACGGTGCTGACGGCGCCTTCGGGAGAGGAGGGGACGGCCAATGTCGACTTCGTCATATTCCCGCCCCGCTGGCTGGTCGCCGAACATACGTTCCGCCCTCCCTGGTATCACCGCAACATCATGAGCGAGTTCATGGGCCTGATCTACGGGCGCTACGATGCGAAGGAGGAAGGATTCGTTCCGGGCGGCATGAGCCTGCACAACATGATGCTGGCGCACGGGCCGGACTTCTCCGGGTTCGAGAAGGCTTCCAACGGCGAGCTGAAGCCGGTGAAGCTCGACAACACCATGGCTTTCATGTTCGAGACCCGCTTCCCTCAGCAGCTGACGACGTTTGCCGCAGAGCTCGACACGCTGCAGGACGACTACATGGATTGCTGGTCCGGCCTCGAACGGAAATTCGACGGCACGCCTGGAATCAAGTGA
- a CDS encoding fumarylacetoacetate hydrolase family protein yields MKLATLKDSTRDGKLVVVSKDLTRCSEVGHIARTLQAALDDWAHAGPRLERVAEGIETGAQPTMRFHEHDAASPLPRAFQWADGSAYVNHVELVRKARNAEMPASFWTDPLIYQGGSDSFLGPRDPILMADDAWGIDMEGEAAVIVDDVPMGATLDEAKAAIRLVMLVNDVSLRGLIPGELAKGFGFYQSKPSSAFSPVAVTPEELGEAWDGGKLHLPLHVDLNGEPFGRANAGIDMTFDFPQLIVHAARTRPLSAGTIIGSGTVSNKLEGGPGRPVSEGGAGYSCIAELRMIETIEGGAPKTQFLKFGDVVRIEMKDRTGHSIFGAIEQKVGKYERG; encoded by the coding sequence ATGAAACTCGCGACGCTGAAAGATTCCACCCGCGACGGCAAGCTCGTCGTGGTCTCGAAAGACCTGACCCGCTGCTCCGAGGTGGGTCATATTGCCCGCACGCTGCAGGCTGCGCTCGACGACTGGGCGCATGCGGGTCCGCGGCTGGAGCGCGTCGCCGAGGGGATCGAGACCGGGGCGCAGCCGACCATGCGATTTCATGAGCACGACGCAGCCTCGCCGCTGCCGCGTGCCTTCCAGTGGGCGGACGGTTCGGCCTATGTCAATCATGTCGAGCTTGTCCGAAAGGCGCGCAATGCCGAGATGCCGGCAAGTTTCTGGACCGATCCGCTGATCTATCAGGGCGGTTCCGACAGTTTTCTCGGCCCACGCGATCCGATCCTGATGGCCGACGATGCCTGGGGCATCGATATGGAAGGCGAAGCCGCTGTCATCGTCGACGACGTGCCCATGGGTGCGACGCTCGATGAAGCAAAGGCCGCGATCCGCCTAGTCATGCTCGTCAACGACGTCTCCCTGCGGGGCCTCATTCCCGGAGAACTCGCCAAGGGCTTCGGCTTCTATCAATCGAAGCCGTCCTCCGCCTTCTCGCCGGTCGCGGTGACGCCGGAGGAACTCGGCGAAGCCTGGGATGGCGGGAAGCTGCATCTGCCGCTTCACGTCGATCTCAATGGCGAGCCCTTCGGGAGGGCCAATGCCGGTATCGACATGACCTTCGATTTTCCGCAGCTGATCGTGCACGCCGCGCGAACGAGGCCGCTTTCGGCCGGCACGATCATCGGCTCGGGCACCGTTTCCAACAAGCTCGAGGGCGGGCCGGGCAGGCCGGTTTCCGAAGGCGGGGCCGGCTATTCGTGCATCGCGGAATTGCGCATGATCGAGACGATTGAAGGCGGGGCGCCGAAAACGCAATTCCTGAAATTCGGCGATGTCGTCCGCATCGAGATGAAGGATCGCACCGGCCATTCGATTTTCGGCGCCATCGAACAGAAGGTCGGAAAATACGAGCGCGGCTGA
- the maiA gene encoding maleylacetoacetate isomerase, producing the protein METGVANETVLYDYWRSSASYRVRIALNLCGEAYRSVPVDLLAKAHRAPEHLARNPQGLVPVLDIDGERLTQSLAIIEYLAETRDGTGLLPAHPIDRQRVRALSYAVAMDIHPVCNLGVVARVMAGAGDGEAARREWMQKFIGEGLAAFERMLDHPATGAFCHGDRPTMADLCLVPQVYNARRWDVDLAACPLLVAIDRRCAGIDAFQRAHPDRAKP; encoded by the coding sequence GTGGAGACGGGTGTGGCGAACGAAACCGTGCTTTACGACTATTGGCGCTCGTCGGCGAGCTACCGGGTGCGGATCGCCCTCAACCTGTGCGGCGAAGCCTATCGCTCCGTCCCGGTCGACCTGCTCGCAAAGGCTCATCGCGCGCCGGAGCATCTCGCCCGGAATCCGCAGGGATTGGTGCCGGTGCTCGACATCGACGGCGAGCGCCTCACCCAGTCGCTCGCCATCATCGAATATCTTGCGGAGACGCGGGATGGGACGGGTCTCCTCCCGGCCCATCCCATCGACCGGCAACGCGTCCGCGCGCTTTCCTATGCCGTGGCGATGGATATCCATCCCGTCTGCAATCTCGGCGTGGTCGCCCGTGTGATGGCGGGCGCGGGCGACGGCGAGGCCGCGCGGCGCGAGTGGATGCAGAAATTCATCGGCGAGGGTCTCGCTGCCTTCGAGCGTATGCTGGACCACCCCGCGACCGGTGCATTCTGCCATGGCGATCGTCCGACGATGGCGGATCTCTGCCTTGTGCCCCAGGTCTACAATGCGCGGCGCTGGGATGTCGATCTTGCGGCCTGCCCGCTTCTGGTCGCCATAGATCGCCGCTGCGCCGGCATCGACGCCTTCCAGAGGGCGCATCCCGACCGCGCAAAACCTTAG
- the purU gene encoding formyltetrahydrofolate deformylase, whose translation MKSYVLTVSCKSTRGIVAAITGYLAEKGCYISDSSQFDDFQTGLFFMRLTFISQDGAKLEELREGFEPVIKRFEMMMEIRDSEERMKVLLMVSRFGHCLNDLLYRWKIGALPIDIVGVVSNHFDYQKVVVNHDIPFHHIKVTKENKPKAEAQLMDVVEQTGAELIVLARYMQVLSDALCKKMSGKIINIHHSFLPSFKGANPYKQAYERGVKLIGATAHYVTADLDEGPIIEQDIARITHAQSAEDYVSIGRDVESQVLARAVHAHIHHRCFINGNRVVVFPPSPGSYASERMG comes from the coding sequence ATGAAGAGCTATGTGCTGACCGTCAGCTGCAAATCCACCCGCGGCATCGTCGCCGCCATCACCGGCTATCTCGCCGAAAAGGGCTGCTATATCAGCGACAGCTCGCAGTTCGACGATTTCCAGACGGGCCTGTTCTTCATGCGCCTCACCTTCATCAGCCAGGATGGCGCCAAGCTCGAAGAGCTGCGCGAAGGCTTCGAGCCGGTGATCAAGCGCTTCGAGATGATGATGGAGATCCGCGATTCCGAGGAGCGCATGAAGGTGCTGCTCATGGTGTCGCGCTTCGGCCATTGCCTGAACGATCTTCTCTATCGCTGGAAGATCGGGGCGCTGCCGATCGACATCGTCGGCGTCGTTTCCAACCACTTCGACTACCAGAAGGTGGTCGTCAACCACGACATCCCCTTCCACCACATCAAGGTGACGAAGGAGAACAAGCCCAAGGCCGAAGCCCAGCTGATGGACGTCGTCGAGCAGACCGGCGCCGAACTGATCGTGCTGGCCCGCTACATGCAGGTGCTTTCGGACGCGCTCTGCAAGAAGATGTCGGGGAAGATCATCAACATCCACCACTCCTTCCTGCCGTCGTTCAAGGGGGCGAACCCCTACAAGCAGGCCTATGAGCGCGGCGTGAAGCTGATCGGCGCGACGGCGCATTACGTCACCGCCGATCTCGACGAAGGTCCGATCATCGAGCAGGATATCGCCCGCATCACCCATGCGCAGTCGGCCGAGGATTATGTCTCGATCGGCCGCGACGTCGAAAGCCAGGTGCTGGCCCGCGCCGTGCACGCCCATATCCACCACCGCTGCTTCATCAACGGCAACCGCGTCGTCGTCTTCCCGCCGAGCCCGGGTTCCTACGCCTCGGAACGGATGGGGTGA
- the lpdA gene encoding dihydrolipoyl dehydrogenase, producing the protein MKEISCKLLVLGAGPGGYVAAIRAGQLGVNTVIVEKAKAGGTCLNVGCIPSKALIHAADEYHRLRAAASGKGPLGLSLSAPAIDLRRTIAWKDGIVGRLNGGVTGLLKKAGVKAVIGEGRFVDGKTVDVETETGLQRIRAEAIVIATGSAPVELPDLPFGGSVISSTQALALTDVPQTLAVIGGGYIGLELGTAFAKLGSKVTVLEALDRILPQYDADLSKPVMKRLGELGVEVFTRTAAKRLSADRRGLLAEENGRAFEVPAEKVLVTVGRRPVTDGWGLEEIDLDHSGRFIRIDDQCRTSMRGVYAIGDVTGEPMLAHRAMAQGEMVAEIVAGHKRSWDKRCIPAVCFTDPEIVGAGLSPEEARAAGIDVKIGQFPFQANGRAMTTLSEDGFVRVIARADNHLVLGIQAVGHGVSELSATFALAIEMGARLEDIAGTIHAHPTQSEAFQEAALKTLGHALHI; encoded by the coding sequence ATGAAGGAAATCTCCTGCAAGCTCCTGGTTCTCGGCGCCGGACCCGGCGGCTATGTCGCGGCGATCCGCGCCGGCCAGCTCGGCGTCAACACGGTGATCGTCGAGAAAGCGAAGGCGGGCGGCACCTGCCTGAATGTCGGCTGCATTCCGTCGAAGGCGCTGATCCATGCGGCGGACGAATATCACAGGCTGCGCGCGGCTGCCTCGGGCAAGGGCCCGCTCGGCCTTTCCTTGAGTGCTCCGGCGATCGACCTCAGGCGAACGATCGCCTGGAAGGACGGCATCGTCGGACGGCTGAACGGTGGGGTCACGGGGCTCCTGAAGAAGGCGGGCGTCAAGGCGGTCATCGGCGAAGGGCGATTCGTAGACGGCAAGACGGTGGATGTAGAAACGGAAACCGGGCTTCAGCGCATTCGGGCGGAAGCAATCGTAATCGCGACCGGTTCGGCGCCGGTCGAGCTTCCCGACCTCCCCTTCGGCGGAAGCGTCATTTCCTCGACCCAAGCGCTGGCGCTGACGGACGTGCCGCAGACGCTCGCGGTCATCGGCGGCGGCTATATCGGTCTCGAACTCGGAACCGCCTTTGCCAAGCTTGGCTCCAAAGTCACCGTGCTCGAAGCGCTGGACCGGATCCTGCCGCAATACGACGCCGATCTCTCGAAGCCGGTGATGAAGCGGCTCGGCGAACTCGGTGTGGAGGTCTTCACCCGCACCGCGGCCAAACGGCTCTCCGCCGATCGGCGGGGCTTGCTTGCCGAGGAGAACGGCCGCGCCTTCGAGGTCCCGGCGGAGAAGGTCCTCGTCACCGTCGGCCGCCGGCCCGTGACGGATGGCTGGGGGTTGGAGGAAATCGACCTCGACCACTCAGGCCGCTTCATCCGCATCGACGACCAATGCCGCACCTCGATGCGCGGCGTCTATGCGATCGGCGACGTGACCGGCGAGCCGATGCTTGCGCACCGGGCGATGGCACAAGGCGAAATGGTCGCGGAAATCGTCGCCGGGCATAAGCGGAGCTGGGACAAGCGCTGCATTCCGGCGGTCTGCTTCACCGACCCGGAAATCGTCGGCGCCGGCCTCTCGCCGGAAGAGGCGCGCGCCGCCGGCATCGACGTCAAGATCGGCCAATTTCCCTTCCAGGCAAACGGCCGCGCCATGACGACGCTCTCCGAGGACGGCTTCGTGCGGGTCATCGCCCGCGCCGACAATCACCTGGTTCTCGGCATCCAGGCTGTCGGCCATGGCGTTTCGGAACTTTCGGCGACTTTTGCGCTGGCGATCGAGATGGGCGCGCGGCTGGAGGACATCGCCGGCACCATACATGCGCATCCGACCCAATCGGAAGCCTTCCAGGAGGCAGCCCTCAAGACGTTGGGGCACGCTCTGCATATTTGA
- a CDS encoding dihydrolipoamide acetyltransferase family protein encodes MGEFIIKMPDVGEGVAEAELVEWHVKPGDPVREDMVLAAVMTDKATVEIPSPVTGKVLWLGAEVGDTVAVKAPLVRIETAGEAGEAAPDSIPEALAEQVLDEPVAVSSRLEAKAPPQPEKPAPKPAPAPREAPDLSAKPLASPAVRLRARESGIDLRQVAGTGPAGRITHEDLDLFISRGAEPLPAQTGLVRKTAVEEVRMIGLRRRIAEKMSLSTSRIPHITYVEEVDMTALEDLRATMNRDRKPEQAKLTILPFLMRALVKTVAEQPGVNATFDDHAGVIHRHAAVHIGIATQTPAGLTVPVVRHAEARGIWDCAAELNRLADAARTGTATRDELTGSTITISSLGAIGGIASTPVINHPEVAIVGVNKIAVRPVWDGAQFVPRKIMNLSSSFDHRVIDGWDAAVFVQRLKTLLETPALIFVEG; translated from the coding sequence GTGGGTGAATTCATCATCAAGATGCCGGATGTCGGTGAAGGTGTCGCGGAGGCCGAGCTCGTCGAATGGCATGTGAAGCCCGGAGACCCGGTGCGCGAAGACATGGTGCTTGCCGCCGTCATGACCGATAAGGCGACGGTCGAAATCCCCTCGCCCGTCACCGGCAAGGTCCTGTGGCTCGGGGCGGAGGTCGGCGACACGGTCGCGGTGAAGGCGCCGCTGGTCAGGATCGAGACCGCCGGCGAGGCGGGTGAAGCTGCCCCGGACAGCATCCCGGAGGCGCTGGCCGAACAGGTGCTGGACGAGCCCGTCGCCGTCTCCTCCCGGCTTGAGGCCAAGGCGCCGCCGCAGCCTGAAAAGCCTGCGCCGAAACCCGCACCGGCGCCGCGCGAAGCGCCGGATCTTTCGGCAAAGCCGCTCGCCTCCCCGGCGGTGCGGCTGCGCGCCAGAGAGAGCGGCATCGATCTCAGGCAGGTAGCCGGCACCGGGCCGGCCGGCCGGATCACCCATGAGGATCTCGATCTCTTCATCAGCCGTGGCGCCGAGCCGCTGCCGGCTCAGACCGGCCTCGTCCGCAAGACCGCCGTCGAGGAGGTCAGGATGATCGGCCTCAGGCGCCGGATCGCCGAGAAGATGTCGCTCTCCACCTCACGCATCCCCCACATCACCTATGTGGAAGAGGTGGACATGACGGCGCTCGAGGATCTGCGCGCGACGATGAACCGCGACCGCAAGCCCGAGCAGGCCAAGCTCACGATCCTGCCTTTCCTGATGCGCGCGCTGGTAAAGACCGTCGCCGAGCAGCCCGGCGTCAACGCCACTTTCGACGACCATGCCGGCGTCATCCACCGCCACGCCGCCGTCCATATCGGCATCGCCACCCAGACGCCCGCCGGGCTGACCGTTCCGGTGGTGCGCCATGCCGAGGCTCGCGGAATATGGGACTGCGCGGCCGAGCTCAACCGGCTGGCGGACGCCGCCCGTACCGGAACCGCGACGCGCGACGAACTCACCGGCTCGACCATCACCATCTCCTCGCTCGGCGCTATCGGCGGAATCGCTTCTACGCCGGTCATCAACCATCCGGAGGTGGCGATCGTCGGCGTCAACAAGATCGCTGTCCGTCCCGTCTGGGACGGCGCACAATTCGTCCCGCGCAAGATCATGAATCTCTCGTCGAGCTTCGATCACCGGGTCATCGACGGCTGGGATGCCGCGGTCTTCGTCCAGCGCCTGAAGACGCTGCTCGAAACGCCGGCGCTGATTTTCGTTGAAGGATAG
- a CDS encoding alpha-ketoacid dehydrogenase subunit beta: MARMTMIEAVRSAMDVSMARDDNVVVFGEDVGYFGGVFRCTQGLQAKYGKTRCFDTPISESGIVGTAIGMAAYGLKPCVEIQFADYMYPAYDQLTQEAARIRYRSNGDFTCPIVVRMPTGGGIFGGQTHSQSPEALFTHVCGLKVVVPSNPYDAKGLLISAIEDPDPVMFLEPKRLYNGPFDGHHERPVTAWSKHELGDVPDGHYTIPIGKAEIRRKGSGVTVIAYGTMVHVALAAAEETGIDAEVIDLRSLLPLDLETIVQSAKKTGRCVVVHEATLTSGFGAELAALVQEHCFYHLESPVVRVTGWDTPYPHAQEWDYFPGPARVGRALAEAMEG, translated from the coding sequence ATGGCCAGAATGACGATGATCGAAGCGGTGCGCAGCGCCATGGACGTGTCGATGGCGCGCGACGATAATGTCGTCGTCTTCGGCGAGGACGTCGGTTATTTCGGCGGCGTTTTCCGCTGCACACAGGGGCTTCAGGCGAAATACGGCAAGACGCGCTGCTTCGACACCCCCATCAGCGAGTCCGGCATCGTCGGCACCGCCATCGGCATGGCCGCCTACGGGCTGAAACCCTGCGTCGAGATTCAGTTTGCCGACTATATGTATCCCGCTTACGACCAGCTCACGCAGGAAGCTGCGCGCATCCGCTACCGCTCGAACGGCGACTTCACCTGCCCGATCGTCGTGCGCATGCCGACGGGCGGCGGCATCTTCGGCGGCCAGACCCATAGCCAGAGCCCGGAGGCGCTCTTCACCCATGTTTGCGGGCTGAAGGTCGTCGTGCCGTCGAATCCCTATGACGCCAAGGGCCTCCTCATCTCGGCGATCGAGGACCCGGACCCGGTGATGTTCCTGGAGCCGAAGCGGCTTTATAACGGCCCCTTCGACGGGCATCACGAACGCCCGGTCACGGCCTGGTCCAAGCACGAGCTCGGCGACGTTCCGGACGGTCACTATACGATCCCGATCGGCAAGGCCGAGATACGCCGCAAGGGCTCAGGCGTGACCGTCATCGCCTATGGTACGATGGTGCATGTGGCGCTCGCGGCGGCCGAGGAGACCGGTATCGACGCGGAAGTGATCGATCTGCGCAGTCTGTTGCCGCTCGACCTCGAGACGATCGTGCAATCGGCGAAGAAGACCGGGCGGTGCGTGGTCGTGCACGAGGCGACGCTGACCTCGGGATTCGGTGCCGAGCTCGCCGCCCTCGTTCAGGAACACTGCTTCTATCACCTCGAATCCCCGGTCGTCCGGGTAACGGGTTGGGACACGCCCTATCCGCACGCACAGGAGTGGGATTATTTCCCCGGTCCGGCACGCGTCGGGCGTGCGCTCGCCGAAGCGATGGAGGGCTGA
- a CDS encoding 3-methyl-2-oxobutanoate dehydrogenase (2-methylpropanoyl-transferring) subunit alpha produces the protein MDEFSRLSLHVPEPAVRPGDLPDFSNVKIPKAGSVPRPDVDVDPEEIRDLAYSIIRVLNREGEAVGPWAGFLSDEELLTGLRHMMLLRAFDARMLMAQRQGKTSFYMQHLGEEAVSCAFRKALRKGDMNFPTYRQAGLLIADDYPMVEMMNQIFSNELDPCHGRQLPVMYTSKEHGFFTISGNLATQYVQAVGWAMASAIKNDTRIAAGWIGDGSTAESDFHSALVFASTYKAPVILNIVNNQWAISTFQGIARGGSGTFAARGLGFGIPALRVDGNDYLAVYAVARWAAERARLNLGPTLIEYVTYRVGAHSTSDDPSAYRPKTESEAWPLGDPVLRLKKHLILRGAWSEERHAQAEAEIMDEVIQAQKEAERHGTLHAGGRPSVRDIFEGVYAEIPPHIRRQRQKAGY, from the coding sequence ATGGATGAATTCAGCCGCTTGAGCCTGCATGTCCCCGAACCGGCCGTCCGGCCGGGCGATCTGCCCGATTTTTCCAACGTGAAGATACCAAAGGCGGGTTCTGTACCCCGGCCGGACGTCGATGTGGACCCCGAGGAGATCCGCGACCTCGCCTATTCGATCATTCGGGTGCTCAACCGCGAGGGCGAGGCAGTCGGCCCCTGGGCCGGCTTTCTTTCCGATGAGGAACTGCTGACGGGTCTCAGGCACATGATGCTGCTGCGCGCCTTCGACGCGCGCATGCTGATGGCGCAGCGTCAGGGCAAGACGTCCTTCTACATGCAGCATCTCGGCGAGGAGGCGGTGAGCTGCGCCTTCCGCAAGGCGCTTCGCAAGGGCGACATGAATTTTCCGACCTACCGCCAGGCGGGGCTCCTGATTGCCGACGACTACCCCATGGTCGAGATGATGAACCAGATCTTCTCGAACGAGCTCGATCCCTGCCACGGCCGGCAGCTGCCCGTCATGTACACCTCCAAGGAGCATGGCTTCTTCACGATATCAGGCAACCTCGCCACTCAATATGTCCAGGCCGTCGGTTGGGCCATGGCATCCGCCATCAAGAACGATACGCGGATCGCCGCCGGCTGGATCGGCGACGGCTCGACCGCCGAGTCGGATTTCCACTCCGCGCTGGTCTTCGCCTCCACCTACAAGGCGCCCGTCATTCTCAACATCGTCAACAACCAGTGGGCGATCTCCACTTTCCAGGGCATCGCCCGAGGCGGTTCCGGCACCTTCGCCGCGAGGGGTCTGGGCTTCGGCATTCCGGCGCTCAGGGTCGACGGCAACGACTATCTGGCCGTCTATGCGGTGGCGCGCTGGGCGGCCGAGCGGGCGCGGCTCAATCTCGGTCCGACGCTGATCGAATACGTGACCTACCGCGTCGGCGCCCATTCGACCTCGGATGATCCGAGCGCCTATCGCCCGAAAACCGAATCGGAAGCCTGGCCGTTAGGCGACCCGGTCCTGCGCCTGAAGAAACACCTGATCCTGCGCGGCGCCTGGTCGGAGGAGCGGCATGCGCAGGCGGAGGCGGAAATCATGGACGAAGTGATACAGGCGCAGAAGGAAGCGGAACGCCACGGAACGCTGCATGCCGGCGGCAGGCCGTCGGTACGGGATATCTTCGAAGGCGTCTATGCCGAGATACCGCCGCATATCCGCCGTCAACGGCAGAAGGCGGGGTACTGA
- a CDS encoding NAD(P)/FAD-dependent oxidoreductase, whose amino-acid sequence MTMPGPALDLVETDPSLPGSADVVIIGGGIIGVSTALFLAERGVEVVLCEKGVLGGEQSSRNWGWVRVMGRDRREIPLAMEALKIWDTLDARVGGETGFRRSGILYISETEQDVANRDAWLAIAKPHGVDSRQLTADETRERMAGAAIRYKGALYTPSDGRAEPQKAVPAIAAGARRAGARIVTGCAVRGIEKSAGRVSAVVTEKGRIETSTVVLAGGAWSRLFCKGLGIRLPQLKVRNTVLRTAPVEGGPDGAGATATYAYRKRIDGGYTIATAGANLHPLVPDTFAFFRDFRAARRAEGEAVQAGLSAQSWRELFEIASVPLDRPGAFERHRILDPRPDPKSVLMAFEEAKKALPKLRTVEPVQIWAGLIDVTPDVVPVISLAQELPGLVIATGFSGHGFGIGPGAGHLVADLVTGNPPIVDPSAFRLSRFADGSPIEIAPPV is encoded by the coding sequence ATGACCATGCCCGGCCCCGCTCTCGACCTCGTTGAAACCGATCCTTCGCTGCCCGGCAGTGCCGACGTCGTCATCATCGGCGGCGGTATCATCGGAGTGAGCACGGCGCTCTTTCTCGCCGAGCGCGGCGTGGAGGTCGTCCTCTGCGAGAAGGGCGTTCTCGGCGGCGAGCAATCGAGCCGCAACTGGGGCTGGGTTCGCGTCATGGGCCGCGATCGGCGCGAGATTCCCCTGGCGATGGAGGCGCTGAAAATCTGGGACACGCTCGATGCGCGTGTCGGCGGCGAGACCGGATTTCGCCGGAGCGGCATTCTCTATATTTCCGAAACGGAGCAGGACGTCGCCAACCGCGATGCCTGGCTCGCGATCGCGAAGCCGCATGGCGTCGACAGCCGCCAGCTCACCGCCGACGAGACCCGGGAGCGCATGGCCGGAGCGGCGATCCGCTACAAAGGCGCGCTCTATACGCCGAGCGATGGCCGAGCCGAGCCGCAGAAAGCGGTGCCCGCAATCGCGGCCGGAGCACGCCGCGCCGGCGCACGCATCGTGACCGGCTGTGCGGTGCGGGGGATCGAGAAGAGTGCGGGTCGGGTAAGCGCCGTCGTCACCGAAAAGGGCCGCATCGAAACGTCAACGGTGGTGCTTGCTGGCGGCGCCTGGTCGCGGCTCTTCTGCAAGGGCCTCGGCATTCGGCTGCCGCAGCTGAAGGTGCGCAACACCGTGCTCAGGACCGCTCCGGTCGAGGGCGGCCCGGACGGCGCAGGCGCAACGGCGACTTACGCCTATCGCAAACGCATCGACGGCGGCTACACGATCGCCACCGCGGGTGCCAATCTGCATCCGCTTGTGCCGGACACATTCGCATTCTTCCGCGATTTTCGCGCGGCGAGACGGGCCGAGGGCGAAGCCGTGCAGGCAGGCTTGAGCGCCCAGAGCTGGCGCGAGCTTTTCGAAATCGCATCCGTGCCCCTCGATCGGCCTGGCGCCTTCGAGCGCCACCGCATCCTCGATCCGCGGCCTGATCCGAAATCCGTGCTCATGGCATTCGAGGAAGCAAAAAAGGCCCTTCCGAAGCTCCGTACCGTCGAGCCGGTGCAGATCTGGGCCGGCCTGATCGATGTCACGCCGGACGTCGTGCCGGTCATTTCGCTCGCGCAAGAGCTGCCGGGCCTCGTTATCGCCACCGGCTTCTCCGGTCACGGCTTCGGCATCGGCCCCGGTGCCGGACATCTCGTCGCCGATCTCGTCACCGGAAACCCGCCGATCGTCGATCCCTCCGCGTTCCGCCTTTCTCGCTTTGCCGATGGCAGCCCGATAGAGATCGCGCCACCGGTCTGA